One genomic window of Actinoalloteichus hoggarensis includes the following:
- a CDS encoding carbohydrate ABC transporter permease — protein MSTPVTTAPRSRNAGYARLRTPRRPSTVTRPRRSVLLTVLTGLILVYSLLPLGWLLINATKTPGGLFDSFGLWFAEDFALWDNIVATFTYDGGVFARWLGNTLLYVVVGAGGATFLAVLGGYALAVFDFPGKRAVFAVVIGAVAVPGTALAVPTFLMFSRMGLTNTPWAVIIPSLITPFGLYLMWVFAAQAVPRELLESARIDGAGEIRSFFRISLPLLVPGTVTVLLFSMVATWNNYFLPLIMIRDPDWFPLTLGLNAWNAQAATAGGEVVFHLVITGSLITILPLIAAFLLLQRYWQSGLAAGSVKE, from the coding sequence ATGAGCACCCCGGTCACCACCGCACCGCGGAGCAGGAACGCGGGCTATGCCCGCCTGCGGACGCCGCGCCGCCCGAGCACCGTGACCCGGCCTCGGCGCAGCGTGCTGCTCACCGTGCTCACCGGCCTGATCCTCGTGTACAGCCTGCTGCCGCTCGGCTGGCTGCTGATCAACGCGACCAAGACCCCCGGTGGTCTGTTCGACTCCTTCGGTCTGTGGTTCGCCGAGGACTTCGCCCTCTGGGACAACATCGTCGCCACCTTCACCTACGACGGCGGCGTCTTCGCCCGCTGGCTGGGCAACACCCTGCTCTACGTGGTGGTCGGCGCGGGCGGCGCGACGTTCCTCGCGGTGCTCGGCGGGTACGCGCTCGCCGTCTTCGACTTTCCCGGCAAGCGCGCCGTCTTCGCCGTCGTCATCGGCGCGGTGGCCGTGCCGGGCACCGCGTTGGCCGTGCCGACGTTCCTCATGTTCAGTCGTATGGGACTGACGAACACGCCGTGGGCGGTGATCATCCCCTCGCTCATCACCCCGTTCGGCCTCTATCTGATGTGGGTGTTCGCGGCCCAGGCCGTCCCGCGCGAGCTGTTGGAGTCGGCGCGGATCGACGGAGCGGGCGAGATCAGGAGCTTCTTCCGCATCAGCCTGCCGCTGCTCGTGCCCGGCACCGTGACCGTCCTGCTGTTCAGCATGGTCGCCACCTGGAACAACTACTTCCTGCCGTTGATCATGATCCGGGACCCCGACTGGTTCCCGCTCACCCTCGGCCTCAACGCCTGGAACGCCCAGGCGGCCACGGCGGGCGGCGAGGTGGTCTTCCACCTCGTGATCACCGGCTCGTTGATCACCATCCTGCCGTTGATCGCGGCCTTCCTGCTGTTGCAGCGCTACTGGCAGTCGGGCCTGGCGGCGGGGAGCGTCAAGGAGTGA